One Gelria sp. Kuro-4 DNA segment encodes these proteins:
- a CDS encoding YtrH family sporulation protein: MLRQLFFTFSIALGVVLGGTFLGGLSATLSGQPPGETMLNLAERIKVWAIVVALEGTFSIFQALEAGLLYGQLRPVARQLVYILAAFLGAHLACLLVAGLVKS, translated from the coding sequence ATGCTACGGCAGCTCTTTTTCACCTTCTCCATCGCGCTCGGTGTGGTGCTGGGCGGTACCTTCCTGGGCGGGCTCAGCGCCACCCTCAGCGGGCAGCCGCCCGGTGAAACCATGCTCAACCTTGCCGAACGCATCAAGGTGTGGGCCATTGTGGTCGCCCTGGAGGGCACCTTTTCCATTTTCCAGGCCCTGGAGGCAGGGCTGCTTTACGGCCAGCTGCGGCCGGTAGCTCGGCAGCTGGTCTACATACTGGCGGCCTTTCTGGGCGCCCACCTGGCCTGTCTCTTGGTGGCGGGGCTGGTGAAAAGCTGA
- a CDS encoding ECF transporter S component, with amino-acid sequence MQENKACGYYLTTRELITMAVLSALGGVLSAYVGYLGNLVNQFFGVPFGAGQFMGGLHVFWFIVLAGLVRKPGAVTAVGLLKGLVEMLTGSTHGAVIVLVCVVQAAAVDAVISLRREPGLGTYLVAGAAGTVSEVILMQLLYFSGAPAWYILLMTALAAASGVIFAGYLGSGVLGLLEHGRPAAAGPVAPRARTVQFAITLLLGALLAGGAVFYYACVFEPFWAAPGVAVEGKVAHPYTYRAESFAAPAITVTAELKGSVTYVAPRDYTGVPLKKILTAARPDAAATKVTVSAGDGYSVEFPLPDLLKDDETLLIQEEDGSYRLIAPRYAGGYWVRQVTRIKVE; translated from the coding sequence ATGCAGGAGAATAAAGCGTGCGGCTATTACCTGACCACGCGGGAGCTCATTACCATGGCCGTCCTGAGTGCCCTGGGCGGGGTGCTCAGCGCCTACGTGGGCTATCTCGGCAACCTGGTGAACCAATTCTTCGGCGTGCCGTTCGGAGCCGGCCAGTTCATGGGCGGGCTGCACGTGTTCTGGTTCATCGTTCTGGCCGGGCTGGTGCGCAAGCCCGGCGCCGTCACGGCGGTCGGCCTCCTTAAGGGACTGGTGGAGATGCTCACCGGCAGCACCCACGGCGCAGTCATCGTGCTGGTGTGCGTCGTGCAGGCGGCGGCGGTGGATGCCGTGATCTCCCTCCGGCGCGAGCCGGGGCTGGGCACCTACCTGGTTGCCGGCGCGGCGGGGACCGTCAGCGAGGTCATTCTCATGCAGCTGCTTTACTTTTCCGGCGCCCCGGCCTGGTACATTCTCCTTATGACCGCCCTGGCGGCCGCCTCCGGCGTCATCTTCGCCGGCTATCTGGGCAGCGGGGTGCTGGGGTTGCTGGAACACGGGCGGCCCGCCGCAGCAGGGCCGGTCGCCCCGCGCGCCCGCACCGTCCAGTTCGCCATAACCCTCCTTCTCGGCGCTCTTCTCGCCGGGGGCGCCGTGTTCTACTACGCCTGCGTCTTCGAGCCCTTTTGGGCGGCGCCCGGCGTGGCCGTCGAGGGTAAGGTGGCGCACCCTTACACGTACCGGGCGGAGAGTTTTGCCGCCCCGGCCATCACAGTAACAGCGGAGCTGAAGGGCAGCGTCACCTACGTGGCGCCGCGCGACTACACCGGTGTGCCGCTCAAAAAGATCTTGACAGCCGCCCGGCCGGACGCCGCGGCCACCAAGGTAACGGTGAGTGCCGGAGACGGTTACTCGGTGGAATTCCCTTTGCCCGACCTGCTTAAGGATGACGAGACCCTCCTGATCCAAGAAGAAGACGGATCCTACCGCCTGATCGCCCCGCGCTACGCCGGCGGCTACTGGGTGCGTCAGGTAACCCGTATCAAGGTTGAATGA
- a CDS encoding metallophosphoesterase, whose product MRLRRPLVLVASLLFLSLLAATGCAGTTPRSLTLAVVGDSQGRSAVWEAVVDAINAESPAFVVHCGDLTPAGTREQYLYFKEQAEKLRVPFYAVPGNHDVRGQGRRLFTELTGSPPCWSFARDGYHFLGLDDADGELSQEQLDWLAAELARPGPKLIFLHVPLWDPRPGEDHALKSAEEAAQLHALFRQHQVIAVFSGHVHLFACREKDGITYVTTGGAGAPLYAPRAAGGFHHWTRVQLSGGRVKVEAVPVEPAATEPTVTVTTPSATRSFTLEELLAFPAVTVKAAFENQFGNRGGEGEYTGVPLAHLLEAVNGLSPGQTLKVVAEDGYSQEFGYANLYPAKEWLKLQGSMLLAYEKDGRLAPDWEEGPRLVLAPADGLYSNTDCAQTSLPGQGWNVYPSAGGRWVRQVKRIEVVKDAGE is encoded by the coding sequence ATGCGGTTGCGCAGGCCGCTGGTGCTTGTAGCGTCCCTCCTCTTTCTCAGCCTGCTTGCTGCCACCGGCTGTGCCGGCACCACCCCCCGCAGCCTTACCTTGGCCGTGGTGGGCGATAGCCAGGGCCGAAGCGCTGTCTGGGAAGCCGTCGTCGACGCGATCAATGCGGAAAGTCCGGCCTTCGTCGTCCACTGCGGCGACCTGACGCCGGCGGGCACCCGCGAGCAATACCTCTACTTTAAGGAGCAGGCTGAGAAGCTGCGCGTCCCCTTCTACGCCGTGCCGGGCAACCACGATGTCCGCGGCCAGGGACGCCGTCTCTTTACGGAGTTGACCGGTTCCCCGCCGTGCTGGTCCTTTGCCCGGGACGGATATCACTTCCTGGGACTGGATGACGCCGACGGTGAACTCTCCCAGGAGCAGCTGGACTGGCTGGCGGCGGAACTGGCGCGGCCTGGTCCCAAGCTCATCTTTCTTCACGTCCCCCTGTGGGACCCACGCCCAGGAGAAGACCACGCCTTAAAGAGCGCGGAAGAAGCCGCCCAGCTGCATGCACTTTTCCGGCAGCACCAGGTCATCGCCGTCTTCAGCGGCCATGTTCACCTCTTCGCCTGCCGGGAAAAGGACGGCATAACCTATGTGACCACCGGCGGTGCCGGCGCGCCCCTCTACGCGCCGCGGGCGGCCGGCGGCTTTCACCATTGGACCCGCGTGCAGCTTTCGGGCGGTCGAGTTAAGGTGGAGGCCGTACCGGTAGAACCGGCAGCCACAGAGCCTACGGTGACGGTTACCACGCCGTCAGCGACCCGCTCCTTCACGCTGGAAGAACTGCTGGCGTTTCCCGCCGTTACGGTGAAAGCGGCCTTTGAGAACCAGTTCGGCAACCGGGGCGGCGAAGGAGAGTATACGGGAGTACCTCTTGCCCACCTCCTGGAGGCGGTGAACGGCCTTTCGCCCGGCCAGACGCTTAAGGTGGTGGCTGAAGACGGCTACAGCCAGGAGTTCGGTTACGCCAATCTCTACCCAGCTAAAGAATGGCTTAAGTTGCAGGGAAGCATGCTCCTGGCCTACGAGAAGGACGGGCGGCTGGCGCCGGACTGGGAAGAAGGACCGCGCCTGGTGCTGGCCCCGGCGGATGGGCTCTACAGCAACACCGACTGCGCCCAGACCTCTCTGCCCGGCCAGGGTTGGAACGTCTATCCCTCGGCCGGCGGGCGCTGGGTGAGACAGGTCAAGCGGATCGAGGTGGTAAAAGATGCAGGAGAATAA
- a CDS encoding superoxide dismutase produces MAQLTPRPLPYTSLPGLSARLLTEHYKLYLGYVNKTNEIWSLLRTVNRQTANATYSPYRELKLEETYALNGVKLHELYFGNLGGTDGPPSGEVSFFLQRDFGSTEAWARDFRALGLSARGWGILALDLDDRTLHNFLLDAHNVGGIQRTAPLLVLDVYEHAYFIDYGTNRSGYLDAFFANIDWEEVNRRLRPYLARSAPVPTLNTDFFA; encoded by the coding sequence ATGGCGCAGCTTACACCCCGGCCCCTGCCCTACACCTCCCTTCCCGGCCTCTCGGCACGCCTGCTGACCGAGCACTACAAGCTGTACCTCGGTTATGTGAATAAAACCAACGAGATCTGGAGCCTGCTCCGCACCGTCAATCGGCAGACGGCCAACGCCACCTACAGCCCCTACCGCGAGCTGAAGTTGGAAGAGACTTACGCGCTCAACGGAGTTAAACTGCACGAGCTCTATTTCGGCAACCTGGGCGGGACCGATGGTCCCCCCAGCGGCGAGGTAAGCTTTTTCCTGCAGCGCGATTTCGGATCGACCGAGGCCTGGGCCCGCGACTTCCGCGCTCTCGGCCTCTCCGCCCGCGGCTGGGGCATCCTGGCCCTCGACCTTGACGACCGCACCCTGCACAACTTTCTGCTCGATGCCCACAATGTGGGCGGCATCCAGCGCACGGCGCCCCTTCTCGTCCTAGACGTTTACGAACACGCCTACTTCATTGATTATGGCACCAACCGTTCCGGCTACCTGGATGCCTTCTTTGCCAACATCGATTGGGAAGAGGTCAACCGGAGGCTCCGCCCTTATCTGGCGCGCAGCGCCCCGGTACCTACACTGAACACCGATTTCTTCGCCTAA
- a CDS encoding energy-coupling factor transporter transmembrane protein EcfT, which produces MALFCLSLLVFALPNPVFQAVLFLLTSTAAARAGMGGAFWLKKLRFVLVFGLTLFCAQLLFNQKGPALMVLPPGQLAITVRGLVRGLTMALRLLNITGASYLFTATTDPGDLAYALMQAGLPYRYGFMLVTALRFVPLLREEAGTVYAAQLAKGIPLDRPAPATLPQLARYMFWPLTVAALEKVDTLAVSMEGRAFGLYRRRTYLRQCPFTRGDGALIALSLLGTAGVLALFYLCPKLRACFSYLDFTF; this is translated from the coding sequence GTGGCACTTTTTTGTTTGAGCCTCCTCGTTTTTGCCTTGCCCAACCCAGTGTTCCAGGCGGTGCTCTTTCTTCTTACCTCGACCGCAGCCGCCCGTGCCGGAATGGGCGGCGCCTTTTGGCTGAAAAAGCTACGCTTCGTGCTGGTCTTCGGCCTCACCCTTTTCTGCGCCCAGCTCCTCTTTAACCAAAAAGGCCCGGCCCTCATGGTGCTGCCGCCGGGACAGCTCGCTATAACCGTCCGCGGCCTGGTGCGCGGGCTCACCATGGCCCTGCGCCTGCTTAACATCACGGGGGCAAGTTACCTCTTTACCGCCACCACCGACCCGGGCGACCTGGCCTACGCGCTTATGCAGGCCGGGCTGCCTTATCGCTACGGCTTCATGCTGGTGACGGCGCTGCGCTTTGTCCCGCTGCTGCGGGAAGAGGCGGGTACGGTGTACGCTGCGCAGCTGGCCAAGGGCATCCCCTTGGACCGCCCCGCCCCAGCCACCCTGCCCCAGCTGGCCCGCTACATGTTCTGGCCGCTCACCGTGGCGGCGCTGGAGAAGGTGGACACCCTGGCCGTCTCCATGGAAGGGCGTGCCTTCGGTCTCTACCGCCGGCGCACCTACCTGCGCCAGTGTCCTTTTACCCGGGGGGACGGCGCGCTCATCGCCCTGAGCCTGCTCGGCACCGCCGGCGTGCTGGCGCTCTTTTACCTCTGCCCGAAGCTGAGGGCCTGTTTTTCGTACCTGGACTTCACATTCTAG
- a CDS encoding ECF transporter S component, with protein MSHLRGTRYLVKVALLGTLGFLLMYLEFPLPFMPTFLKFDFGDVPALIAGFAFGPAAGVLAEAIKCIVFLLSGRSEAGIIGVSANFVTGASLVLAAALVYRRVHTLQGAVLSLFVGTLAMTATVTIADIYIFLPLWNVPAQQILPLAVSAIVPFNLIKGTLTSTATFLLYKRVSALLGAPALVSQPAKARP; from the coding sequence ATGTCCCATCTGCGCGGCACCCGGTATCTGGTCAAGGTGGCCCTCCTCGGCACCCTCGGTTTCCTCCTCATGTACCTGGAGTTCCCGCTTCCTTTCATGCCGACTTTCCTCAAGTTCGATTTCGGCGACGTCCCCGCCCTCATCGCCGGCTTCGCTTTCGGCCCGGCGGCCGGTGTGCTGGCCGAGGCGATCAAGTGCATCGTCTTCCTCCTCTCCGGCCGCTCTGAGGCCGGGATCATCGGTGTGAGCGCCAACTTCGTCACCGGGGCGAGCCTTGTGCTCGCCGCCGCCCTGGTGTACCGGCGCGTGCACACTCTTCAAGGCGCCGTCCTCTCCCTTTTCGTCGGCACCCTGGCCATGACCGCCACCGTTACCATCGCGGACATCTATATCTTTCTCCCGCTCTGGAACGTGCCCGCTCAGCAGATCCTTCCCCTGGCGGTGAGTGCCATCGTCCCCTTCAACCTGATAAAGGGCACCCTCACCTCCACCGCCACATTCCTCCTTTACAAGCGCGTCAGCGCCCTCCTGGGGGCCCCCGCCCTCGTCTCCCAGCCGGCCAAGGCCCGGCCCTAA
- a CDS encoding RDD family protein has translation MPKADLVSRFLAALIDGIVAGVLSLVPLVGFLAGGVYTLTKDGIMYELTKNPEYKGRSIGKKLLRLTVVRVDGGPVDLRVSAKRNLTLALGGLIGIVPLLGWVIGPFVSLVLGVVELLLVLGDPLGRRLGDKWAGTQVVAETATLPARAEPSQVPPASPAEQPRPQELKAEERPEESQPAAPDGSAPAAPPVAPGEAQEEQKEEGKEGPRE, from the coding sequence ATGCCGAAAGCCGACCTGGTCTCCCGGTTTCTCGCCGCCCTCATCGATGGGATCGTTGCGGGCGTGCTTTCCCTGGTACCTTTAGTTGGGTTTCTGGCGGGCGGGGTCTACACCCTAACCAAGGACGGTATCATGTACGAGCTGACCAAGAACCCGGAGTACAAGGGGCGGAGCATTGGGAAGAAGCTTCTTAGGCTTACGGTGGTGCGCGTGGACGGCGGCCCGGTAGACCTAAGGGTTTCGGCCAAGCGCAACCTTACCTTGGCCCTGGGCGGCCTCATTGGCATTGTGCCGCTTCTCGGCTGGGTGATCGGGCCTTTCGTGAGCTTGGTCCTCGGGGTGGTGGAGCTGCTCTTGGTCCTGGGCGATCCGCTGGGCCGGCGGCTGGGCGACAAGTGGGCCGGGACGCAGGTGGTGGCGGAGACGGCGACCCTCCCCGCCCGGGCAGAACCGTCCCAGGTGCCGCCGGCCTCGCCGGCGGAGCAACCCCGGCCGCAGGAACTGAAGGCGGAGGAGCGGCCGGAAGAATCCCAGCCGGCCGCGCCGGACGGGTCCGCCCCGGCCGCGCCGCCTGTGGCTCCAGGCGAGGCGCAGGAGGAGCAAAAGGAAGAGGGAAAAGAAGGGCCGCGCGAGTAA
- a CDS encoding LysM peptidoglycan-binding domain-containing protein — MPGRVHVAHTVLSEILTWARQAQGREIGGILLGRVHRGRALAVRVEAALLAQGADSVGSSIRFTPELVSELSARGQSEYPSFQVVGWFHTHCGLGAFLSGYDMAVHKEHFSEPWQVALVLDTELGREALYGWEGGAIVPVAAGAGTYAVGETAATAAPALRPRWRLVKPRRLLVVLLAGVLLVAALVGLTRLSRHGPAAGEAPAATKAPAGAAAAPGDGEGQREGQAGAAAAPIPGEGWPAGTGEMTGSLPAPDAPAGQKYIVRPGDTLWGISERFYGQGDFYLEVSRHNRLANPRLILPGQQLILPPKEPQAAPVKQPAVTQAPPGA, encoded by the coding sequence ATGCCGGGACGGGTGCATGTGGCGCACACGGTGCTGAGTGAAATCTTAACCTGGGCGCGCCAGGCCCAGGGGCGCGAGATCGGCGGTATCCTCTTGGGCCGCGTGCACCGTGGCCGGGCGCTGGCGGTACGGGTGGAGGCCGCGCTCCTGGCGCAGGGGGCGGACTCAGTGGGGAGCAGCATCCGCTTCACGCCGGAACTGGTGTCGGAACTCAGCGCCCGGGGCCAAAGCGAGTACCCTTCTTTCCAGGTGGTGGGTTGGTTTCACACGCATTGCGGCTTGGGCGCCTTTCTTTCCGGCTACGACATGGCGGTGCACAAGGAACACTTCAGCGAGCCCTGGCAGGTGGCTCTGGTGCTCGATACTGAGCTGGGGCGCGAGGCGCTCTATGGCTGGGAAGGCGGGGCGATTGTCCCCGTGGCGGCCGGCGCAGGAACCTACGCGGTAGGCGAGACGGCCGCTACGGCGGCGCCTGCCCTGCGCCCCCGCTGGCGCCTGGTGAAGCCGCGCCGCCTTCTGGTGGTGCTGCTGGCCGGTGTTCTCCTGGTTGCCGCCCTGGTCGGCCTCACCCGGTTATCCCGGCACGGCCCCGCGGCCGGGGAAGCACCTGCTGCTACCAAGGCCCCGGCCGGTGCAGCTGCGGCACCCGGCGACGGAGAAGGACAAAGAGAAGGACAAGCGGGTGCGGCGGCGGCACCCATCCCCGGGGAGGGCTGGCCGGCGGGTACGGGAGAGATGACCGGTTCGTTGCCGGCACCGGATGCCCCTGCCGGGCAGAAATACATTGTGCGCCCCGGGGATACCCTTTGGGGCATCAGCGAACGTTTTTACGGGCAGGGGGACTTCTACCTGGAGGTATCGCGCCACAACCGGCTCGCCAATCCGCGCCTCATTTTACCTGGGCAGCAACTCATCCTGCCGCCCAAAGAACCGCAGGCGGCGCCGGTGAAGCAGCCTGCCGTCACGCAGGCCCCGCCCGGCGCCTGA
- a CDS encoding ABC transporter ATP-binding protein, which produces MITLRAFSCRYPGGTWGLRDVNLDVAPGELLALTGPSGCGKSTLARCLTGFIPHGQSAELSGTIEVNGLEPRSAGVYRLAARVGLVQQDPEGQFCTLRVADEVAFGPENLALPRAAVAERVRWALAAVGGVHLAGRKLSGLSGGEKQKVAIAAALACRPAVLILDEPTSNLDPRATREVFHTIAELQSVSGLTLLVCEHRLHYLAGLAERLVVLAGGRVLADGRLAEAGRWAPALAAYGVQLPDPAPAALPPGRRRPRGSAAPGKALLTVEDLCLDYGSRTVLSAVSFVLRQGELVALMGANGSGKSSLLRALLGLVRPRRGRVVLEGNTAPARVPARARHLGLVLQNPNHQLFAPTVWEELLLPARNFGLPEEEGRQRAKALLEAFKLEGLEERPPQTLSHGQKKRLALAAALTYRPKVLLLDEPLIGQDPHTAAVTLAALRRFAAAGGAVLLVCHDPYIADLYCDRVLFLEAGRLIAGGAPEEVWPQLAARDFAEFVPWYRLQPKEVPSPVLS; this is translated from the coding sequence ATGATCACCCTTCGCGCTTTTTCCTGCCGCTATCCAGGCGGCACTTGGGGGCTTAGAGACGTCAACCTGGACGTCGCCCCGGGAGAGCTTCTCGCCCTTACCGGGCCGAGCGGGTGCGGCAAGAGCACCCTTGCCCGCTGCCTGACCGGCTTCATCCCGCACGGACAGAGCGCAGAACTTTCAGGCACCATCGAGGTAAACGGCCTCGAGCCGCGTTCCGCCGGTGTATACCGCCTGGCCGCCCGTGTGGGCCTGGTGCAGCAGGACCCGGAAGGGCAGTTTTGTACCTTACGCGTGGCTGACGAGGTGGCCTTCGGACCGGAGAACCTGGCCCTTCCCCGCGCCGCCGTGGCGGAGCGCGTGCGCTGGGCGCTGGCCGCGGTAGGGGGCGTTCACCTGGCCGGCCGGAAGCTGAGCGGCCTCTCCGGCGGGGAGAAACAAAAGGTGGCCATCGCTGCGGCCCTGGCCTGCCGGCCGGCGGTGCTCATTTTGGACGAACCCACCAGCAACCTGGACCCGCGCGCCACCCGGGAGGTCTTTCACACCATCGCGGAACTCCAGTCCGTTTCCGGCCTCACCCTCCTTGTGTGCGAGCACCGGTTGCACTACCTGGCCGGCCTCGCGGAACGGCTGGTGGTGCTGGCCGGCGGGCGCGTGCTCGCCGACGGCCGCCTGGCCGAGGCAGGCCGGTGGGCCCCGGCCCTGGCCGCCTACGGGGTGCAGCTGCCCGACCCGGCACCGGCGGCGCTCCCGCCGGGAAGGCGGCGTCCGCGTGGGAGCGCGGCGCCCGGGAAGGCGCTTCTTACGGTGGAAGACCTCTGCCTCGACTACGGCAGCCGGACCGTGCTGAGCGCTGTCAGCTTTGTGCTGCGTCAGGGCGAGCTGGTAGCCCTCATGGGGGCCAATGGCAGCGGAAAAAGCTCGCTCCTGCGCGCCCTTCTGGGCCTGGTGCGCCCGCGCCGCGGCAGGGTGGTCCTCGAGGGCAACACGGCGCCGGCGCGCGTCCCGGCACGGGCGCGGCACCTGGGACTCGTCCTGCAGAACCCCAATCACCAGCTCTTTGCACCCACGGTGTGGGAAGAGCTGCTGCTGCCGGCGCGCAACTTCGGCCTCCCGGAGGAAGAGGGCCGGCAGCGGGCAAAGGCGCTCCTTGAAGCCTTCAAACTGGAGGGTCTGGAGGAACGGCCTCCGCAAACCTTGAGCCATGGGCAGAAAAAGCGCCTCGCCTTGGCGGCCGCTCTCACCTACCGGCCCAAAGTGCTGCTGCTCGACGAGCCCCTCATCGGCCAGGACCCGCACACCGCAGCTGTAACCCTGGCCGCCCTGCGCCGCTTTGCCGCCGCAGGCGGCGCCGTGCTCCTGGTCTGCCACGACCCTTACATCGCCGACCTTTACTGCGACCGGGTCCTCTTTCTCGAGGCCGGCCGCCTTATCGCCGGCGGCGCTCCCGAAGAAGTCTGGCCCCAACTGGCGGCCCGGGACTTTGCCGAGTTCGTCCCCTGGTACCGCCTGCAGCCGAAGGAGGTGCCCAGCCCTGTACTTTCCTGA